The proteins below come from a single Malus sylvestris chromosome 3, drMalSylv7.2, whole genome shotgun sequence genomic window:
- the LOC126616642 gene encoding uncharacterized protein LOC126616642: MLSFEKLPPDPPCHHPQPLIINDASTSHEQPLDLSNNPPLPKFSIRDYVFTSRSKNIGTNWPFSQKNLQLCLKHGVKDLLPPFDKLDEVRNQPIKRCMVESERKTTLDVSKSSGQDDHAVSKSSYTKLKEKLTEACTDTTTTTSCRSEGENDFPSTLTSISQSEIEESVPTNRPSRLLLETDTSLEAASVEAVEAAGPPVVVVNKTGSTTRPSGKKCRLVVKFSSHSERSSTEDIASNITTISETMTSKICPVCKTFSSSSNTTLNAHIDQCLSGEATPRWTVDSKPITRYRIKPRKTKLMVDIYTTAQHCTLEDLDRRNGSSWATSVSSLPTQDKEKSEMPVEEKRKRVSSVHPDDIDVGPVYVDANGTKVRILSKFDDAPSPSVPKAVEHLRPRKPLKPGKGSKFVSAKKQKRHASKHHKYLKLAPQSKDFLSPKAHSSQIHGGQETCGAKENSVEGQQMEKQLNSCNPGALRGWASSKRTGVVKKLNKKHVSQNVLVESDQTCLDNCRVEGIRGRKVMNLSGNPISSPENSGSTENVCDEAQASEKSDCFLWRTRAGSPFPGEQSQHQFSQDRTFSPNSCMLNRTYSDVNFAPVLSNNTIGSAADLTKNFDSPHRASKKLSKSRDPPRSNSRKFLPPKKNVLAIGSQVSLTESSCSVAKNCSAAQNQGQREEADKEVAAWDPEADQQHDFMHNFAGKRFRKDSSDEVLLSRSTELQRRKGRGSLSSSRRNEPMALESSQFAPEFYGNDEREKMDTSGTVRDEYLEKVDGLGVAEREDQIHDRDMITEKPSLIGFCETKAVTSPTDPSISNDEQEMFYGDELQDGTLGQNVHSTEEMDAQDGQGSYFPEVDPILIPGPPGSFLPSPRDMGSDDFQGNSSLTTSRVQSSQDQLDFIDGDSSDSPVSTTSTISNSRGTKFDPKYSEPLSSIGPQSAQDKIGPGLSRAVSGTSEEINATVAQQIISTAADGLSFDRENHKVNKISLERGPISFKSNDQPCCCQRKDRTSQGVALNYQESSLLMRRAMAVPAMGMQMGGNPNTRTNTLESGSDMTGSFFLSGCTTSRSEQVVFPVTKSSAGHHPSKCSPDGKGKLSGHGDCDSVSPSASNSILRLMGKNLMVANKDEDASAPPVQAQPHAQTNQLTSQFPTFSGVVPGNLQNQFYQSFQHNFPHGSVILGQDPHNKVGECLRSYSNPRTPQVVARGPGSLFPKHRTDGSFVSSMEPYEHKGDCNFPMPQNMSISKPIGGAPAFHMERIMNPPDRQRKNVHSSFSASKEIIIIDDIPESEADLACNVAKYSEGLTESQVVCSSIPVQAAPSYNSEHVKNPLSRYESQEPSLRCASPVLYNTTLHAVPSRLATNSSPVKWSCTTSEGSGVLQRAPFLAAPSPRGHLRSTLYSPSLS, from the exons AGATTATGTTTTTACTTCCCGGAGCAAGAATATCGGGACCAACTGGCCTTTTTCTCAGAAGAATTTGCAACTTTGCTTGAAACATGGTGTGAAGGATCTGTTGCCACCATTTGACAAACTTGATGAAGTAAGGAACCAACCCATTAAGAGATGCATGGTTGAAAGCGAAAGGAAAACCACTCTTGATGTTTCAAAATCTTCCGGGCAAGATGATCATGCAGTATCAAAGTCTTCATATACCAAGCTGAAGGAAAAGCTAACAGAAGCTTGCACAGACACTACAACAACCACTTCATGCAGGTCTGAAGGAGAAAATGATTTTCCATCCACACTTACGAGTATTTCTCAATCTGAAATAGAAGAGTCAGTTCCTACGAACAGGCCGTCAAGGTTGCTGTTAGAAACTGATACTTCCTTGGAAGCTGCATCAGTTGAAGCAGTTGAAGCAGCAGGTCCTCCTGTAGTTGTTGTCAACAAAACAGGAAGCACGACTCGACCCTCGGGTAAGAAGTGCAGATTGGTGGTGAAATTCAGCAGCCACTCAGAGAGAAGCTCAACCGAAGATATTGCTTCGAATATTACTACCATTTCAGAAACAATGACTTCAAAAATTTGCCCTGTTTGCAAAACCTTCTCATCGTCCTCTAATACCACCTTGAATGCTCACATTGATCAGTGCCTTTCCGGGGAGGCAACTCCCAGGTGGACTGTGGATTCAAAACCGATTACAAGGTACAGAATTAAGCCGAGGAAGACCAAATTGATGGTGGATATATATACCACTGCCCAGCATTGCACATTAGAAGATCTCGATAGAAGAAATGGTTCGAGCTGGGCCACGAGCGTTTCAAGCTTGCCTACTCAGGATAAGGAAAAGTCTGAGATGCCGgttgaagagaaaaggaaaagagtaTCTTCAGTCCATCCCGATGATATTGATGTCGGTCCAGTCTATGTAGACGCCAATGGCACGAAAGTTAGGATTTTATCGAAGTTTGATGATGCACCATCGCCATCAGTGCCCAAAGCAGTAGAGCATCTTCGACCAAGAAAACCTTTGAAACCTGGTAAAGGAAGCAAATTCGTTTCAGCAAAAAAGCAAAAGCGCCATGCATCTAAACATCACAAGTACCTTAAGCTTGCTCCTCAAAGCAAAGATTTTCTCTCTCCCAAGGCTCATTCTTCTCAG ATTCATGGGGGTCAAGAAACCTGTGGAGCGAAAGAAAATTCCGTGGAAGGACAGCAAATGGAAAAGCAGCTCAATTCCTGTAATCCCGGAGCTTTAAGAGGATGGGCTTCTTCCAAACGCACTGGCGTTGTAAAGAAGTTGAACAAGAAGCATGTGTCTCAGAACGTTTTGGTTGAGAGTGATCAAACATGTTTAGATAACTGTCGTGTGGAGGGAATCCGTGGTAGAAAGGTAATGAATTTGTCTGGAAATCCAATTTCTTCTCCTGAAAATAGTGGGAGCACAGAGAATGTATGTGATGAAGCTCAAGCTAGTGAGAAAAGCGACTGCTTTCTGTGGAGAACGAGAGCAGGAAGCCCCTTTCCTGGTGAGCAAAGCCAGCATCAGTTTAGCCAGGACAGAACTTTTTCACCCAATAGTTGCATGCTAAACCGTACTTACTCTGACGTGAACTTTGCACCTGTGTTGAGCAACAATACAATTGGTTCCGCTGCTGATCTCACCAAAAATTTTGATAGTCCCCATCGTGCTAGCAAAAAACTATCTAAGAGCCGTGATCCCCCCAGATCAAATTCTAGGAAATTCCTCCCACCAAAGAAAAATGTGTTGGCTATTGGCAGTCAGGTATCTTTGACTGAATCCAGTTGCAGTGTTGCTAAGAATTGCTCAGCTGCTCAGAATCAAGGGCAAAGGGAAGAAGCAGATAAAGAGGTTGCTGCCTGGGATCCTGAGGCTGATCAACAGCATGATTTCATGCATAATTTTGCTGGAAAGCGGTTTAGAAAGGATAGTAGCGATGAAGTATTGCTATCCAGAAGCACTGAGTTGCAAAGGAGAAAAGGTAGAGGTTCCTTGAGTAGCTCTAGAAGGAATGAACCCATGGCCTTGGAAAGTTCTCAATTTGCACCCGAGTTTTATGGAAATGACGAGAGGGAAAAGATGGATACTTCTGGTACTGTTCGTGATGAATATCTGGAAAAAGTTGATGGCCTGGGAGTTGCTGAGAGAGAGGATCAAATCCATGATCGTGACATGATTACTGAAAAGCCTTCCCTAATTGGTTTCTGTGAAACCAAAGCAGTAACGAGTCCAACTGATCCAAGCATTAGTAATGATGAGCAAGAGATGTTTTATGGTGATGAACTGCAAGATGGCACACTTGGGCAGAATGTTCATAGCACGGAGGAAATGGATGCTCAAGATGGCCAGGGAAGCTATTTTCCTGAGGTTGATCCTATACTTATACCAGGGCCACCAGGATCGTTTTTGCCAAGTCCTAGGGATATGGGGTCAGATGATTTTCAAGGGAATTCGTCACTAACCACGAGCCGAGTTCAATCATCTCAAGATCAACTCGATTTCATTGATGGGGATTCATCAGATTCACCTGTTTCTACAACATCAACCATCTCTAATTCCAGAGGGACAAAATTTGATCCGAAGTATTCTGAACCCTTATCATCCATAGGACCTCAATCCGCTCAAGACAAGATTGGGCCGGGCCTATCGCGTGCAGTTAGTGGCACTTCTGAAGAAATTAATGCCACTGTAGCTCAACAGATAATTAGTACAGCAGCTGACGGACTTTCTTTTGATAGAGAAAACCATAAGGTCAACAAGATATCTCTCGAGAGGGGACCTATCAGCTTCAAAAGTAACGATCAGCCTTGCTGTTGTCAACGGAAGGATAGAACTTCTCAGGGTGTGGCTTTAAATTATCAAGAATCATCACTATTAATGCGGCGAGCAATGGCAGTGCCTGCCATGGGAATGCAAATGGGTGGCAATCCAAACACAAGAACAAACACTTTGGAGTCGGGGTCTGACATGACAGGTTCGTTCTTTCTGAGTGGTTGTACAACATCGAGATCTGAACAGGTAGTTTTTCCTGTCACCAAGTCATCTGCCGGTCACCATCCTTCGAAGTGTTCTCCAGATGGCAAAGGGAAGTTGTCCGGTCACGGTGATTGCGATTCTGTTAGTCCATCCGCTTCTAATTCGATACTCAGGCTAATGGGAAAGAATTTGATGGTGGCCAACAAAGATGAAGATGCATCAGCTCCACCGGTGCAGGCTCAACCACATGCGCAAACTAACCAACTAACTTCACAGTTTCCAACATTCTCAGGAGTTGTTCCTGGCAATCTTCAGAATCAGTTTTACCAATCCTTTCAACATAATTTCCCTCATGGTTCCGTAATCTTAGGTCAAGATCCACATAACAAGGTGGGGGAATGTTTAAGAAGCTATAGCAATCCGAGGACACCACAAGTGGTTGCACGAGGACCTGGAAGCTTGTTTCCAAAACATCGTACAGATGGCAGTTTTGTGTCATCCATGGAGCCTTATGAGCATAAAGGCGATTGTAATTTTCCAATGCCACAGAACATGTCTATAAGCAAACCCATTGGAGGAGCACCTGCGTTTCATATGGAGAGAATTATGAACCCTCCTGACCGCCAACGCAAAAATGTACATTCTTCTTTCAGTGCCAGTAAAGAAattatcatcattgatgatattcCGGAAAGTGAAGCTGATTTGGCCTGCAATGTTGCAAAGTACTCAGAAGGGTTGACGGAAAGCCAAGTAGTTTGTTCCAGCATTCCAGTACAAGCGGCTCCCAGTTATAACTCAGAGCATGTGAAGAATCCTCTCTCTCGTTACGAGTCACAGGAACCTTCTTTACGTTGCGCATCACCAGTTTTGTACAACACCACCTTGCATGCAGTTCCCTCCAGGCTAGCCACTAATAGTAGTCCTGTTAAATGGAGCTGTACTACTTCAGAAGGCTCGGGTGTGCTGCAGCGGGCTCCTTTTCTTGCAGCACCATCTCCAAGAGGACATCTGAGATCTACACTGTACTCTCCGAGCTTGTCATAG